The Pelagibacterium halotolerans B2 nucleotide sequence GGCCTTGGTGAGTTCAACCCCCTTGCCATGGCGGTGGAGCAGTTGAGTCCCCAGTTCGTGCTCGAGCTTTTGCACCTGACGACTGATGGCCGGCTGGGCAATCCGCAGCTCGGTGGCCGCCTTGCTGAAGCTCTTGGAGCGAACGACCTGAACAAAATAGCGCAGCGATTTGGTGTCCACGTCTGTCTCGCTCTCGGGCTATCGTGCGTCAAATGACATATACCTGCTGGTTCGGGTCGACAATGACGTAAGGCGCGAAAGCGGTAGGGCGCCATTGTCGTTGCACCGAGATGGGCGGGCAAAAAGGAGCGCATTTCCGTTGAGGTGCAACCGCCGCCCGCGCGCCATCATCTCAGGTTCGGCGGCGGGCCGAAGAACCAGCCGATTCAGCGTTCTACAGTCTCGGTCGCCATTCACCATGCATGGCATGGTCTCATGTCCATCGGCCGCTACCATCAGGCACACTGGCCAGGGGGCGCGATTTCGCCGAGAACCGCGATTTTGCACTCTAGCCGGATTTGGCAGCGGAGGACCGCTACAGCCAATCCCCACACCTACCGGAGATACGCTACCGGCTCCGATTGTTCTCGCGGCTTTTGGCGACGCAGGTATGCTGTCTGTCTGACTGGATTGGGGCCGTTACCGGACGATCTGCTTTCGACGCGGCTGCGCCCGAACGCGGACATGGTATAGTGCCGCAGAGGTTCTCTGGCTCCAAGCTTGATCAGCCACGCGGATCATGCGCACCAGACAATCCACCGTTTTCAAACATGCTGACGACACCGGCCTGCCCCGCCAGCGGGCTGAATGCGGGGATAGGGCTGACCTCATGGCCGCGCCGCGACAACTGTTCAAACACCGCTTTGGAGAACTGCCCTTCGAGCTTGAGCGTATCGCGGCTGTCGGAAAAGGTCCGACCGAGAAGAAATCGCCCCCCCGCCAATGCCTCAGCCGATGATCGGCCATAGTCGATGAGACGGGTGAGCAGCATGGCGAGTGTTTGCGGCTGCCCATCGGCCCCTTGCGTTCCGTAAAGCAGGTACGGCTTGCCGTCGCACAGCGCCATTCCGGGATTGAGCGTATAAAAGGGCCGTTTGCCTGGTCGAAAGCCATTCACATGATCGGGGTCGGGATCGAACGCGGCTCCCCGGTTCTGCCAGAGAATGCCGGTATCGCCCGCAACGACCCCGCTCCCCCAGTCGAAATAGATGCTCTGGAGAACGGAGGCACACCGCCCCTCCCCATCAACAGCGGCGAAGTATACAGTGTCGGCGGGCGCAAACCTGTGCGGCCACTCCATTGCACTGCCACCGATGCTGTCGGCCTTGGCCCGCAGCCGCACAGGATCGAGCAAACTGTCGAGATCGAGGGTCTGGCCATCGGGGTCTGCGATTTTTGGCCGGTCAAGAAAAGCGCGCTTTACCGCTTCGACAACCAGATGAACATGCTCCGCGCTATCCTCGATTATCGACGAAAAATCGAAATGGGAGAGGATGCCCATGATGCCAAGCGTCGTCATTCCTTGTGTCGGCGCAGGCGGCGCGAGAAGCCGTAGCCCGCGATAATCGATACCGATAGGCGCAACGCTGCGCGTCCGCGTCTCCGCAAGATCGGCATGGGCAATTGGCACGCCTGCCGTATTGAGACCTGCAACGATCCGGTCGGCCAACGCCCCTTCGTAAAAACTCCGGGCGCCGTCGGTCGCGATGGCTTCGAGCGTGCGGGCCAACTGCGGTTGGATGCTGATTTCGCCCGGCCCAAATAGAGCATCAAACCCGGACCAGTTGACCGTCTCTCCCGCTCTCAGACTGCGCCAATAGGCTTGCGACGATGAAACCCCAAACCCCTTGGCGGCGGTTTCGATCGCAGGGGCGATGAGGTCGCCGAGCGAATGCCACGCTGGCCAGTGCGCCAGCGCATGCGCCCAGCTGTCGACCACCGCTGCTGTTGTCAGTGCAGAGCGCGGACCGCGAATCGGTATGGGGCCCGTCGCGTCTCCATTGCGGATCGCCTGCCCGATTCCCATGAATGCCGTTTCGTTGCCCCGCCCATCCGAAACCAGCCAGACCGCGTCTCCGCCAATGCCGCAGAAATGGGGATAAACCACCGCCATCATCGCATTGACCGCAATCGCGGCCTCGATTGCGCTACCGCCTTTGGCCAAGACCTCCTCCCCGGCCCGCGTCGCAAGCGGATGAGGACTGATCACCATTCCGGCCATTACAGAAGACTCCGGAACTCGAGCGTCGTCATCACGCATTGATCCATATTGACCCCGGCAATGAGCAAGGTCCGCACACCGAGATTGCGCAACACGGCATCGGTCTCGCAGTCGCAGAATGCGCTGAACCGGTGCTTGGTGATCTGGTAATCGGCCGTCCCGGGATTGATCTCGTCAACCACCTCGGCACCCCAACTTCCCCTGGCAATCACTTCCGATCGCGTGCCGGGCACTGGCTGGCCAAGATTGGTCTCATTGGCATGCGGATTGTGCGCATGCTGGAGAGAGGGCGCGATGTTGAGGAGATCTTTGCGCACCCCCCAATTGACCCAAACAACGGGTATCCCCGCCTGCCGCCCCACCTCGATCATGGATTTGAGCGGTAAAATCGGTTTGCGGTTGGGCGTAATGTCGATGCCGCGTGAATGCAGCCACCCCCCTTCGGTGCAAAAGTCATTCTGCATGTCGACGATCAGCAGCGCTGTCTTGCTGGCATCGATGGTGATCGATTGCGGCTCGGCATCGATATCGAGCGGGCGATAGGTCCTGGATGGGCGGCTCATATCGACATGGGTGTCGGTTACCAACCAGCCCTGGCTGGCATCATGCCCCATCAGGAGCGGTTCGGCGGGTTCAGGTTTGGGTTCGGCGGTCATGACAATACTGCTTTTGTCTGCGGGTTCTATTCGGGCGTTATGCGGCCCCGGCCGGGAGCCGCCGCTTCCTCAACGGAGGTCAGTTGGTCGAACCGATAACGCCTTCGACAAGGAAGCTCATGGTTTCGACCGCTTCCATATCCAGCGCCTCGCCTTCACCGGCCATAAGAGTTCCGTCCTGGGCCGTGATCGGGCCGGACCATATGTCGAATTCACCAGCAATGATCGCGTCCTTGAGTTCGAGAATTCCGCCTGGAAATCGGCGGGAATCACATCGTTGAAGGGATCGAGAACGGCGGCGCCACCGGCCAGATCGGAGCGCACAGGGCTCGGCTCCCAGGTGCCGGCGTGAATTTCCTCGACCAGATCGAGCATCATCGGACCCCAGTTCCAGGAGACGCCGGTTAAAACCGCCTCGGGTGCGCGATCCATGACATCGACGTCCTTGCCGATGACATAGACACCCCGCTGCTCTGCCGTCTGGGCAATAGTGATCGGGCTATCGAACTGGTCGGCGATCACGTCGATGCCTTCATCGGCAAAGGCATTGACGGCCCGGCTTCCTTTTGCGGCTCCCACCAGCCGCCAGTCCAGACCACGGT carries:
- a CDS encoding gamma-glutamyltransferase family protein, which produces MVISPHPLATRAGEEVLAKGGSAIEAAIAVNAMMAVVYPHFCGIGGDAVWLVSDGRGNETAFMGIGQAIRNGDATGPIPIRGPRSALTTAAVVDSWAHALAHWPAWHSLGDLIAPAIETAAKGFGVSSSQAYWRSLRAGETVNWSGFDALFGPGEISIQPQLARTLEAIATDGARSFYEGALADRIVAGLNTAGVPIAHADLAETRTRSVAPIGIDYRGLRLLAPPAPTQGMTTLGIMGILSHFDFSSIIEDSAEHVHLVVEAVKRAFLDRPKIADPDGQTLDLDSLLDPVRLRAKADSIGGSAMEWPHRFAPADTVYFAAVDGEGRCASVLQSIYFDWGSGVVAGDTGILWQNRGAAFDPDPDHVNGFRPGKRPFYTLNPGMALCDGKPYLLYGTQGADGQPQTLAMLLTRLIDYGRSSAEALAGGRFLLGRTFSDSRDTLKLEGQFSKAVFEQLSRRGHEVSPIPAFSPLAGQAGVVSMFENGGLSGAHDPRG
- a CDS encoding cysteine hydrolase family protein codes for the protein MTAEPKPEPAEPLLMGHDASQGWLVTDTHVDMSRPSRTYRPLDIDAEPQSITIDASKTALLIVDMQNDFCTEGGWLHSRGIDITPNRKPILPLKSMIEVGRQAGIPVVWVNWGVRKDLLNIAPSLQHAHNPHANETNLGQPVPGTRSEVIARGSWGAEVVDEINPGTADYQITKHRFSAFCDCETDAVLRNLGVRTLLIAGVNMDQCVMTTLEFRSLL